The Coffea arabica cultivar ET-39 chromosome 2c, Coffea Arabica ET-39 HiFi, whole genome shotgun sequence genome includes the window TCATGAGGATGTAGAACAGCTTATCTAAATTGCTCTAGCAAACTATTAGAAAATGAAGCTAAAGTTTGACATTGGCACTTAATGTGGTATATGTATCATTCATGGGCTATTTTTTGTCATTTGCACTTAATGCAATCAGAGTTGCACGTTGAAGTGATATATCTCTACCTGAGCCTTTTCAGGGGCTATCAAAATCACATTTTGTGGCATATATTGTTTGTAGCTTGATCATAGTTATAGATTGTTCTTGGAAGACAGAAGTTCATTTAAAAGCATTACATCACATGTGATCTTCATTCTTCGCTGCAGGCTATATACAGGGGGGCAATGAAAGGCAAACTTATTGTTACATGTCCGTTGCCTCCAGATCGTATACCGAAGTTTCAGTTACTTTATAAGGATGTCTAGAAGGTAAAGAAGCTCTTAGGCCTCTTAGCAACGCTCTAAGAAAGATTGTAATTACCTCCTTTGTATCTTAATGAAGTGCTTAGACATATAactttgatttaaaaaattttaggtcGATTTGGCATTGGTGGATGTTGGCTACTCAGAATTAGTGCAACACATGGCCTTAACAAATTTGACTGAAGATTAAGCTTCAGATTTCATTAGTTCCACGAATGGACACTGGTTTTCAGCCCATGCTGAAAGTTCGAGCTAGGTAGCTAGACAGCACAATATTGGCATGCCGTTGACAAAGATGACTGAAGGTATCTAAGCTGAACAAGGTGAACCAACCTGGCATAAGCAAGGGATCCTTGAGGAATCTATGACAATGCCAGGAAGAGTAATTGTGTTCTAGTGAAACTTTAGGAATATTTATGTGAGTTAGTTAGATATGAGtttaatttgaaattcaacttttgcatatATGTCATGGATCCAACGGTGGTaatgtatatactgtcagtgtttATAAGATTACTCGTATAATTAATGCAACAACAATTTCTGAAGTTACAgttagtttgtttggataggaagatttgcaaaaaaaaaaattcaatttttttttgtacttacattataaacacaattttcaatcatctttttatctcacatatatcatattacaaaaagtgctatagtaattatttcaaataatctcttatccaaacaaaatgACTTCATAAACTGTAAATTGATTCACCTACCCATTTTCAAATAGTGATTGAGATGTTAATTGCAGCTTAGGTGATGTATAGATTTTAACTTGTGTTATTTCACATGGTGAATGCTCAAATCTGCATCTTGTATCTTTGTTGACATGTGATCCACACACacatccaaataacaaattgtaAAATGGTTTTCCCTTGCGGCTTGGATAATTAATGCAACAACAATTTCTGAAGTTACAgttagtttgtttggataggaagatttgcaaaaaaaaaaaattcaatttttttttgtacttacattgaatttttttttgtacttaCATTATAGACATAATttccaatcatctttttatctcacaatttttttttgtacttaCATTATAAACACAATttccaatcatctttttatctcacatatatcatattacaaaaagtgctatagtaattatttcaaataatctcttatccaaacaaaatgACGTCATAAACTGTAAATTGATTCACCTACCCATTTTCAAATAGTGATTGAGATGTTAATTGCAGCTTAGGTGATGTATAGATTTTAACTTGTGTTATTTCACATGGTGAATGCTCAAATCTGCATCTTGTATCTTTGTTGACATGTGATCCACACACacatccaaataacaaattgtaAAATGGTTTTCCCTTACGGCTTGGTATGCCTACTAGGTTACTTGGTTGTTTATGCATAACGTGTAATCTTAATTACTATATCTTCttaaagttcaaaaattttggccaaaacttgGCCGCTGACTTTTAGAAAAGATTACGGGTGCGTTTGGATTCCCtgtttttgggggtgtttttgaaaaacaatacTGTAGCAGTTTTTTAAAAACACGCATTGTCGTTTGGattgttgtttttgaaaaactcatattttttgaaaaacacatGCGTTTGGATTGAGCTGTTTTTTAAAAACAGcttcgtttggattagctgtttttgggggatttttttaaaataaaactgtACTGTAACAGAGTTTTTAGAGCATATTTTGGATTGGCTCTTGGGAAATATTTTGATGTACAATTAAGAATAgaaaagtttttagaaaatattttgagatacattattgaaaatttttttaaaaaaataaaactaatttttggATTACCTTTTATAgtcctttttaaaaatttttattgtatttcaaaaactagtttatGTGTAACACCCCCAAAACAGGGGATCTAAGGGTCCAAATGTGTAATTGGCCAATACGTTCGCTATCTTTGCAAAATAATGGCCATTAAATTATGTCCCCTCCCGGAATTTCCTAAAGTAGTTGGCAAACTTTCTACCAAATTTAAACGAAGTAAAAAATGTGCCTAGAACTTAACTCGGTCATGAGTTAAGCGTACGGCACCATTCACAAACTCACGTCAACTAAACCGGCAAACTGAATACTTACTGAGGTTGTAGAGCAAAGTATGAGTCCGCAGATTTCATACAAAGGTGCAAATCCCTGGATACATGGGTACAACACAATTAACTGGAGCCCAATGATTTTGTAATCCCTCAATCACCAGGAATGTGAATTAAACATTTAAGTACAAATCGGAAGCTGATTTAACACACTTTTGGTCCTAGGCCAAGCACTAGAGTCTAGTTATTAGCATTCACATACATGTGCGCTGCCATTGCCCGCCGATCTTCATTCCAGTTATCTATGCCCTGCTGCGACATATCGATAGGTTGACCCATCTGCACTTGTTCCCCTGCTATGTGTGCATCAGCAAAGGCACCATTTATCGCTTCTTCATTGAAGTACTCATCATTCGGCACATAATCGCGCATAAAATTGTGAAGAGCACAACATGCAAGCACAATATTATTTTGCGTTGCTATCAGGTAGTTCTGCATTGGACCTTTGAGTATTGGAAATCGCTTCTTAAGAACTCCAAATGTACGCTCAATAATATTCCTAACTGATGCATGTCGCCTATTGAACAGCGCTTTAGCTGCTCGCTCATGAGGTGTGCCCCGTGCACCCCTAAACGGAGCCATAAACCCCGGCATATTTCTGTAGGCAGCATCTACTGCATAATATTTTCCTGTTGATTTAATGACAGGGTTCATGTTATTGCCCCTACTCATTTATTACGGAAACAAATGCTGTAAATAAGaaccaaatacaaaagagactATTTCCTACTGCCTTGTATTATAAAAGTAGTTCGTCACCAGACATATTCTAATTCGTTACCAGACAGCATCTAAAAAGGCATTTCAATTAAATTACCTTGCGGTGGCATTGGAAATCCTGAGCCCGGATCAAGCAAGGTCTCTTGGAGAATTCTGGCATCATGAGCACTACCCTCCCAGCCGACCCGAACATAGACAAACCGCATATCATGATCGCAGGCAGCAAGTATATTCTGGGATAAGTCGCCATGCCGATTTCTGAACCTCTCTCTTACCTCTGCTCTGCACCAAGCGGATACGTGGGTCCCATCTAAAGCTCCCACACAATCCTATATAAGTGAAATAAGTTTGGCTATGAGTTTCACATGCTCGCAGAAACCTACATGAGAAGCACTAGTCCAACTAAACATGAGATACATACTCGGAACCACGGCATGAGCAAACCATTGTTCAAGATCCGAGGATGCGTGTCATCGACGTTTCTTGGCCTAACGAGATCACGACCTAGCCGAACCAAAGCTCGTAAGACACGACGAACGTGTCGATCAATCGTCTCAGTTGAGTGCTGGAACCGCTCGGCTAACACCCGGTGCCGCTCATCATGGCTCAGGCACATTAGGGTTAAAGCAACGGATTCATGTACCCCCACTCTTTGAGAAGGATATGCATGCCAGTAACCCCGATTAAGCAATAAATCGCACAAcaaaaggaattgaggaacatcCAAGCGCATATTCTGAATAATTCGGTCTTCATGTCCGTTAATAATCTCAATCGTGTAATCTCTCCCTGACAGCGCGCTATCTCGTACTCTTCGTCTTCTTGGGACCTGTTGATGTGTATCCTGGAAAAAGAACATGAAACCCAATAATACGACGTACATAAGGATGTTGTCGAGCTCCTCATCATCTAGCTCGTCATCCAGTTGACCTCCTTGAATGTGCCCATCGTTGTCCATCTTCGCACAGCAACAACTCTGAACTCTGAAATTGGCCAAGTGATTGAAGCTCATTAAACCCTATTCTAGTAGTAGAAGTGAAATATTATCAACCAAGAAATAATAACCTCAATTGATACAAATTCCAAGAAATAATTATAATGAAACAAACATCCAAGAATTATGTATGTGTAATAACACGAAAACATTAGGTTGATATCCTCAATATAATGCAGAAACGGTGTAAAGAAATGAATACTTAAAGAGGAAATCCGCACATAATTCCCTGAATGGCAACTCACAACCTCATTGAAAGGTTGATATCCACGTAAACCAATTGAGTCAATTGGGGAAATCCCCAACAAATTCTACTAAATAAGTGCAACCCATTATTATAAACAGTCACAAATAAATTAATAGCAACATCCTGaatatgaagaaaaaaataggcAAAACTCTATGCCTAAAATAACCTGAAATATTCAAACCCATAGATTAAACAAGtgaaataattaaacaagttcAACGATTTATTACAAAGTGTCAAAAGTGCAATAAGTAAATCAACCAAATAACAGGTTGATTTTATATATTAAGTTCAC containing:
- the LOC113740999 gene encoding protein ALP1-like, producing the protein MDNDGHIQGGQLDDELDDEELDNILMYVVLLGFMFFFQDTHQQVPRRRRVRDSALSGRDYTIEIINGHEDRIIQNMRLDVPQFLLLCDLLLNRGYWHAYPSQRVGVHESVALTLMCLSHDERHRVLAERFQHSTETIDRHVRRVLRALVRLGRDLVRPRNVDDTHPRILNNGLLMPWFRDCVGALDGTHVSAWCRAEVRERFRNRHGDLSQNILAACDHDMRFVYVRVGWEGSAHDARILQETLLDPGSGFPMPPQGKYYAVDAAYRNMPGFMAPFRGARGTPHERAAKALFNRRHASVRNIIERTFGVLKKRFPILKGPMQNYLIATQNNIVLACCALHNFMRDYVPNDEYFNEEAINGAFADAHIAGEQVQMGQPIDMSQQGIDNWNEDRRAMAAHMYVNANN